In the genome of Sphingomonas naphthae, one region contains:
- the sufC gene encoding Fe-S cluster assembly ATPase SufC, whose product MLVIDNLHAETAGKAILKGLSLTVKAGEIHAIMGPNGAGKSTLAYTLGGRPGYEVTGGTATLAGADLLAMAPHERAAAGLFLGFQYPVEIPGVSNLQFLRTALNAQRRARGEKDLSGAEFMKIARAQATELGLDQEMLKRPVNVGFSGGEKKRNEMVQMGIIDPKFAILDETDSGLDIDALRTVGHGINTIMRRPDKAVLLITHYQRLLDYVKPDVVHVLAAGRIVRSGGPELALELEREGYAQVAA is encoded by the coding sequence ATGCTCGTAATCGACAATCTCCACGCCGAAACCGCCGGCAAGGCCATTCTCAAGGGCCTCTCGCTCACCGTGAAGGCGGGCGAGATCCATGCCATCATGGGGCCGAACGGCGCCGGCAAATCGACGCTCGCCTATACGCTCGGCGGGCGGCCGGGTTATGAGGTGACCGGCGGCACGGCCACTCTGGCCGGCGCCGACCTGCTCGCCATGGCGCCGCACGAGCGGGCCGCCGCCGGGCTGTTCCTGGGCTTCCAATATCCGGTCGAGATCCCCGGCGTCTCCAACCTGCAATTCCTGCGCACCGCGCTCAACGCGCAGCGCCGGGCGCGGGGCGAGAAGGATCTGTCGGGCGCGGAGTTCATGAAGATCGCCCGCGCGCAGGCAACCGAGCTGGGCCTCGATCAGGAGATGCTCAAGCGCCCGGTCAACGTCGGCTTTTCGGGCGGCGAGAAGAAGCGCAACGAGATGGTGCAGATGGGGATCATCGACCCCAAGTTCGCGATCCTCGACGAGACCGACAGCGGCCTCGACATCGATGCGCTGCGCACCGTCGGCCACGGCATCAATACGATCATGCGGCGGCCCGACAAGGCGGTGCTGCTCATCACGCACTATCAGCGGCTGCTCGATTATGTGAAGCCGGATGTGGTGCATGTGCTGGCGGCGGGGCGGATCGTCCGCTCGGGCGGCCCGGAACTGGCGCTCGAACTGGAGCGCGAGGGCTACGCGCAGGTGGCGGCGTGA